DNA sequence from the Schistocerca serialis cubense isolate TAMUIC-IGC-003099 chromosome 9, iqSchSeri2.2, whole genome shotgun sequence genome:
CCCTTGTCGTACCAATCCATGACGGTGGACATGTTGCCCCATACACGTGCATTTCTCCGAGCGATGTCTGCCGTTGTTTGTCCTTGGTCAGCCAATGAAATAGTAAAAGAGTAACGGCACATTGGTCATTTTGAGACgcttttggtaataacgttgcTACTGTTCACGTTTCAGCATCTCCCGCACCCGCACGTCGGAAAtgcacaaatgccacactaatcccttgcctacatgtcggtgattATATACCCACATCAGAGTCTCGCTGCGTTGCATGTACATTGCACCAACGCTCTCAGACGGAATCTTTTTGATAGCCGCTTACATTTCATCGTTTATTAGCTACATCTACTTCGGGTACTTAATCATCCCAATATTTTACCGAGTAAAAGTAAATTAAATGAAACGGAAGCACGAATTTTTAACATTTGCTACATATAATATTATCCAAAGTGATGTAGTTGTGATGATCTGCCTGATACTGATCTCAAGTAGATTCGTATTCAGATAAGGCTGGACTAGACGTTTGTATAAAACCTTCACTAATAATTTTTGCTCTGGAAATTACTTCCCTATCTTACAACAGTCACTACTGTTTGCATATGATGCCTGACAGATGGAGTAACAAGCAGCAGTCTAATAACAGCACGGCTAGAAGCAGAAAATCAAAGTGCAAGTTTCGTGATGGGCGGCGATGGTCGCAGTTCTGAATACAAACAAGCCTAACATCCCGAACCCGAGTTTCTCCCTGCATATACAGTGTTCAGATAACTTGCGCAAATGCAGCTGGGTGACGTCTTCGACATCCGCCGAAATTTCGTTTGGTTTAACCACACGCCAATGATGGCCAACGTCAGGAATAATcaactgtaaaatgcttttttattccagtctctgatcataaatgaattctttagacgatgacccgTTTCACTCTGCAATGACCattctcagatcttttttacaccatttcctaaagtgatacggccataaaggcatcgtcaaaacatataaatataatcagcatagcatcgtcacatagatttaaaatatggtgtataataggccacatcgtccgcatagtgattattgccaactatgtggacgatgtggcctattctacaccatatttttatgtgacgatgctatgctgtttatatttatatgttttgacgatgccattatggccgtatcactttaggacatggtgtaaaaaagatctgaggatggtcattgcaGAGTGAAAcgggtcatcgtctaaagaattcatttgtgatcagagactggaataaaaaagcattttacagtattggatcactgtttgtacacgcgattatgtcgcagttcgTGATAATGAACTGTGAATACTAATAACCAACTGATGAGGTAGCATCAACTACGTCCCTCTGATATTTGAGAAGTGAAAGAGCAAGATTCCATGGGGAATTTAAGCAAAAGCCTCCATTTCATTCATGAAGAGCACACAAACCCACTGACGGTACAAAACCTATTGGTCATCGGACAAAGAGACCAGTGGTGCATTCGCCGTGCCATTGTGGATCGCGCGCCTGCGTATCTTTCAGTGCGGACAAACGTGGTTGTAATGCGACTCGCCCTTTGACGTGGGTCCCCTGTTGCTCGTTGCACAGCGTAGCGGACGTCTGCTGCTGTAGATGACAATGGTAGACCACCACCTCTTCTGCGTTTCGGAACGTCAACCAATGCTGTGAGCAAAGCCAAATTCCTGGTCTACTCGTCAAACTTCATCCGTTTTCCAATTTCTTTGTGAGGCTTCCCAGTGTAAAGTCATCCAGATGTTAACCCTGTTCTACTGTATAATGAAGAACGCCACCACAGTGCACCATAACTGCTCACTGACTCAGAAGCACTGCCTTTTgacgttccttcaactgcctcgtgttgcggggcAGTCTCATTTGGCGCTATAGATACGCTGACTTCACGCGATTTCACGTCCAGATTTCAGTACACGTCTGAGATACCTTTGGCAACacgctcccgcactttcattcatttccacctagTAGTTAATATGCAGTGTTGCCTTGTTACTTTaactactctgaagagccaaagaaactggtatacctgcctaatatcgtgaagggctcccgctagcacacagaagtgccgcaacacgatgtggcatggacccgactaatgtctaaattagtactggagggaatcgacaccatgaacactgcagggctacccataaatctgtaagtgtacgagggagtggagatctctgaACAGTAACTTGCAAGATatcacagatatgttcaataatgttcatgtctggggactttggtggacagcgaaaaatgtttaaagtcagaagagtattcctggagctactctgtagcaattcaggactttTGAGGTGTCGTTGAAATTTCCcatatccgtcggaatgcacaatggacatgaatggatgcagttgatgagacaggatacttatgtacgagtcatctgtcagagtcgtacctagacgtatcacaccaactgcacacgccccacactattaaagagcgtccatcagcttgaacagtgccctggtgacatgcagggtccatgtattcatgaggttgtctccatacacctccatccactcgatacaatttgaaacgagacgcgtccgaccaggcaacatgttttctctcaacagtccaatgtcggtattgacgtgcccaggcgaggcgtaaagctttgtgtcgggaaTCAAAGGTACGtaagtgggccttcgcctccaagagcccatatcgatgccgtttcgctgaatggttcgcacgctgacacttgttgatggcacagcattgaaatctacagcaatttgcggagacGTTCAACAATTCtgttctgtcgtcgttggtctcgttgttgcaagatcttcttccggccgcaacgatgatggtgatgttttaccagattccggatattcacggcacactcgtgaaatggtcgtccgggaaaatctccacttcatctctacctcggagatgttgtgccccatcactcgtgcgccgactataacaccactgtcaaactcacttaaatcttgataagctttcattgtagcagcagtaagcgatctaacaactgctccagacacttgtctatttagacgttgccgaccgcagcgccgtattctgcctgtttacatacctctatatttgaatacgcatgcctataccagcttctttggtgcttcagtgtgtggTATAATGAAGAAAACCCTCACggtgcaccgtaactgctcactCACTGAGAAGGACTGCCTTTTGTCGTTCcttcaccgagcaaggtggtgcagtggttagcattcggaaggacggcggttcaatcctgcgtccggtcatcctgatttaggttccccgtgattttcctaaatcgctgcaggcaaatacctggatggttccttcgaaagggcacggccgactcccttccccattcttccctaatgcgacgagaccgatgacctcgctgtctggtctcctcccccaagctACCCAAACAACCCCAagcgttccttcaactgcctcgtgttgcgggcCCATTCCCATTTGGCGCTACAGTCACGATGACCTTAATCGATTTGAGGTTCAGCTTTCTTTGAGCGACTGGGAGTTCTTTGGCaacacgctccctcacattcactgaTGTCCACCGAGTAGTTAATATGCTACGTCACTTTGTTATTTTAACTATCTCTTCTTTAAGCCTTGCAGAGCGTTGCAGGTAACGGTCAGTGTGTTTCCTTAAGGCAATATTCCGGGGCTTTGTCAGCCAGATATTTTCGTCAGTCGAGGATTGGCGCGTGCAGTGAAGCGAGGAGCGATGGAGCAGTTTAAATGCTCCACTAAGACTCAGGGGGCTTGTTTGTTCTCCACAGTGTCACTCTGGCCATGTGCATGCAACGAAGCTGTAGCGTAACCGTGCCCTGTGAAGACATTCACGTCGCAGTGACACTAAACCACGCTTTGCCGTGCTTGTGCAGTGGCCGACGCGGGCGTCGCCGCTGAGCCTGGCGGAGGGCAGCACGTCGTACCACGAGGTGGAGCCGCACGGGCCGGGCACGTACGCCTGGGGCTACGACGTCGAGGACGCCGCCACGGGCAACACGCACTTCCGCCAGGAGGAGCGCCACGCCAACGGCACCGTCACCGGCAGCTACGGCCTCCTGCAGACGGACGGCGTCGTCCGGGTCGTCCACTACGTCGCCGACGACGCGGGCTACAGGTGCGTCTCTTAGCCTTCCCCAGCCTCCTCCCACGTGTCACTTACTCCTCCGATGAAGCACAGTCGTCACAGACGGAGTTCACTCTTCAGCAGATTGTGCGCTGTTTTAAAACTTCGCTCGTAGAATGAAACTGTATACCAgaacaggactcgaacccagaacctcgCCTTTCTCGGGCAGTGCTCTTGCCGACTGACTTACCCAGGCCGAAGTCACGATCCACCCTCACAGCGTTACTTCCACCAGCGCCTCTTTCCGAATTTCTAAACATCACAAAAGCTGTGATTCTTCAAattctccaggcgtatttcatgACGAAGTAAATCTCGGGTGAAAAGCCTGGTGTGCGTATACAAACGACTGTATCAtcaaagaagctatagagatcagagtaagaaaacctgaattgaatcgTGACAGCGGCTATTCTCTTAACCAAGCGTTGGAACCAGCCATTACTCGGATTAAGGAGAAAATAGAAATATCCCAAAATGTACTGACTTCGAGAGCAGGGGGAGGAACCTCCAAAACACCGCCAGGAAACCTCCCTGGGCGCGGACCTACGAGGGAACACCCAGACGCTGTGCCACAAGTCGGGCGTCAAACCCCGGCGCGGATAGCCGAGAGAGCTCCcgcggcgcggacggcggagggagcgcccgagggaggggggagggtaatCCGATATATACCTCACGCCTGCCGTCCCTTGgcagtacatcagcacacctgGCAACAAGGTCAATTGCCAAAATATTgcgtcctttgtacactcacaccaggctgttcagccgagatttatttcgtcatcacATAAGTTCTCCCGCATGCTTTGCGCAATTCCTTCTTTCCACGGGATGCACGTGAAATCAAAGGTTTCGGCTTCGTTTCCCGATTTGGCACTCCGTTTTAATCTACCGGGAAGTTTCGTTAACCTGGTTTTTGCACTAATACAAGTTTATTGCGATAGCGTAGTAGAAGCTCCGGGGGTGTGGGTACAGatacaagccggc
Encoded proteins:
- the LOC126418978 gene encoding cuticle protein 10.9-like, with the translated sequence MAPPMMLVAATVLLLLKWPTRASPLSLAEGSTSYHEVEPHGPGTYAWGYDVEDAATGNTHFRQEERHANGTVTGSYGLLQTDGVVRVVHYVADDAGYRSRTEYRQTRSRTSLPSPYPSLFSAENYVFTNQV